A stretch of DNA from Campylobacter gracilis:
CGCCGAGCACGCGCTGGACGTCAAATACGCTTCAAATTTAGGCGTCGATACCGACAATCTCTACGTCTCTCAGCCCGACTTCGGCGAGCAGGCGCTTGACATCGTAGAAACCCTAGCAAAAAGCGGCGCGATCGATCTTATCGTCGTTGATAGCGTCGCCGCGCTCACGCCGAAAAACGAGATCGAGGGCGACATGGGCGATCAGCACGTGGGGCTTCAGGCGCGACTTATGAGCCAAGCGCTGCGCAAGCTCGCCGGCGTCGTGCATAAGATGAATACGACGGTGATCTTTATCAACCAAATCCGTATGAAGATCGGCGCGATGGGCTACGGCACACCTGAGACGACGACTGGCGGAAATGCGCTTAAATTTTACGCTTCGGTGCGCATCGACATACGCAAGATCGCCACTTTGAAACAAAACGAAGAGAGCATCGGCAACCGCGCCAAAGTCAAGGTCGTGAAAAACAAGGTGGCGCCGCCGTTTAAGATCGCGGAATTTGACATAATGTTCGGCAAGGGCATCAGCAAAGTGGGCGAGCTGATCGATTACGGCGTCAAGCTCGATATCATCGATAAAAGCGGTGCGTGGTTCAGCTACGGCGATACGAAGCTTGGTCAAGGGCGCGAAAACGCTAAAATTTATCTAGAGAATAACCCTGCTGTCGCCGAAGAGATCACCGCTAAAATACGCGAGCAGATGGGTAGCGTAAATTTCAGCGCAGACGCGGACGATGAAGAAAATTTACAAAGTGGAGATGAATGATGATTTATATCGAAGATGTTTATGCGATAGAAGTACTTGACAGCCGTGGCAACCCGACCGTGAAAGCAACCGTGGCTCTAAGCGACGGCACCGTAGCAAGCGCGATAGTGCCAAGCGGCGCAAGCACGGGCAAACGCGAGGCGCTGGAGCTTCGCGA
This window harbors:
- the recA gene encoding recombinase RecA, whose amino-acid sequence is MDEGKKKTLDAALKSIDKAFGKGTLVRLGDKQVEPIDAISTGSVGLDIALGIGGVPKGRIIEVYGPESSGKTTLTLHIIAECQKAGGICAFVDAEHALDVKYASNLGVDTDNLYVSQPDFGEQALDIVETLAKSGAIDLIVVDSVAALTPKNEIEGDMGDQHVGLQARLMSQALRKLAGVVHKMNTTVIFINQIRMKIGAMGYGTPETTTGGNALKFYASVRIDIRKIATLKQNEESIGNRAKVKVVKNKVAPPFKIAEFDIMFGKGISKVGELIDYGVKLDIIDKSGAWFSYGDTKLGQGRENAKIYLENNPAVAEEITAKIREQMGSVNFSADADDEENLQSGDE